CAACGACTACCTGGGTCTCGCCGCAGACCCAAGACTCAAGGCCGCCGCGAAGGCGGCGGTCGACCGCTACGGCGCGGGCAGCGGGGCGGCGAGGCTCATTTCCGGCAACAATGCCCTTTGCGACGAACTGGAGACGGCGCTGGCGGATCTGAAAGGCGCGGAGTCGGCTCTGCTTTTCAATTCCGGTTATCACGCCAATATCGGGACGATTCCGGCCCTCGCCGGCGAGGGCACCGTGATTTTTTCCGATGAATGGAACCATGCCTCGCTCATCGACGGTTGCCGGCTCTCAAAGGCGGAGACGGTCGTTTACCGGCACCATGACCTGAATGAACTCGAGGCCCGCTTACAAAAAACGTCCAAGAAGAAAATCATCGTCACCGAGGCCGTCTTCTCGATGGAAGGCGACGTCTGCCCCCTCGACGACCTCCTGAACCTCGCACAAAAATACGGCGCCCTCGTCTATTTGGACGAAGCGCACGCCGTGGGCGTCTTCGGCGGGGACGGCGAGGGACTCGCCCCCAAGAATCCGCCGGAAAACCTGATCTGCATGGGGACGCTCGGCAAGGCCTTCGGATCCTACGGGGCCTTCGTGTCGGGGTCGAGGTCCCTGCGCGACTATCTCGTCAACAAGGCGCGCTCCTTCATCTTCACCACGGCCTTGCCTCCCGCGGCCGCGGGCGCGTCGTTGGAGGCGGTGTCGATCGTCCGGAAGGAACGCGGGCGGCGTCAAAGGCTGTGGGACAACGTCCGGCGCTTGGGTGGAAAATCGCCGATCCGATCCGTCCCCATCGGTCCCGCTGACCAGACGATGGAGGTTTCGCGGCGCCTCCTGGCGGAGGGCTTTTACGTCCAAGGCATCCGCCCGCCGACGGTTCCCGAGGGCACGTCCCGTCTGCGCCTCACGGCGTCCGCCTCGCACACGCCGGATCAGATCGAATCTATTTTACGAGCGATCCGCAGTCTTTGCACTTTTTAGCCTTGATGGGGATCGCCGACAGGCATTCCGGACATTCCTTCGTGGTCGGGTCGGCCGGCGCGGGGGCCTTTTTGAACCGGTTCAACTGCTTCACCACCAGGAAGATCACGAAGGCGAGGATCACGAAATCCAGCACCGTGTTGATGAAGAGGCCGTAATTGAGCGTCGGCGCCCCGGCCGCCTTGGCCGCGGCGATGGTCGGGAAGTCGCCGCCCGAGAGGTTGACGAAGAGGTTGGTGAAGTCGAGCTTGCCCAGCAGGAGACCGATCGGCGGCATGATCACGTCGCTGACAAGAGAGCTGACGATCTTGCCGAAGGCTCCGCCGACGATGACGCCGATGGCCATGTCCATGACGCTGCCTTTCATGGCAAATTCTTTGAACTCTTTTAACATGGGGGATCCCTCCGGGCCTCCCCCAAACCCCCTGCGTTCGCGCCCGGCTAAGCCGGATCGCTCACGCGACACGAGTGTTCGGAAAAAAAGAAGGCCGGATGGTCTTATAAACCATCCGGCCTTTCCGAACAACGGGTTCGAATCCGATTACTGCAAATGCAACTCGATGCGGCGGTTCTGGTACATCCCGTCCTGCGTCGTGTTGTCTGCCACGGGCGAGGACTCGCCCCTGCCGACCGCGCTCATGCGTTCGCGCTCGATGCCGTGGGCCGCGAACCAGTTGAGGACGGAGTTCGCGCGTGCCTCCGAGAGCTTCTGGTTGTAAGCGTCCGAGCCGCGGGAGTCGGTGTGGCCCTCGACCGTGATATGGGCCTTCGGCCGCCTCTGGAGGGCCGAGACGTTCTTTTCCAGGATGGGCACCGACTCGGGCTTGATGTCGGCCTTGGCGGTATCGAAGTTGATGCCGCGCAGGACGATGACTTCTTCCCTCGCGGCCTTCGGTGCCGGGGCTCCGACGGAGTACCAGCGTTGGCACTTTTCACCCGAGAGGCGGGAGGCCTTACAGGCGTCCGGTGAGGACTTTTCGTTCAGTTCGTACCAACGCGCGCACTTCTTGGCCTGACGGACTTCGGCCGGACAAGCGCCAGGGCTCGAGGCTTCCGGTGCCATGAGCGGCATCGGTTCCGCGGCCTGCGCCATGCGAGAGGCGGCCAGCGACGCCAAGATGGCGACGACGGCGACTGCGAGACGGCTGTTCTTCATAAGGATGACCCCCTTTAGTGGTTGAATCAATAAATCCGATTGATGATCGATCGCAACCGAAATAAGGGGTAAATTGAGATTTTTCAACAAAAATATCGAGGTCTTACTCATGGATGGGACGGTCAAGTTGAGACAGTGGGACGCGTCCTGCGTCTGGCATCCCTTCACCCAGATGAAGGAATACGCCGGCGAGGAGATCCTCGTCATCGAGAGCGGCGAGGGGAATTACCTCGTCGACGCCGGCGGGGAACGCTACCTGGACGGGACGGCGTCGCTGTGGGTCAACGTCCACGGCCACCGCAGGAAGGAGATTGACGAGGCGGTCAAGACCCAGTTGGGCAAGATCGCCCATTCGACGCTCCTAGGCGTGACGAACGAACCGGCGGTGAGGTTGGCGAGGCGCCTGGTGGACCTGACCTCGTTGCCGCACGTGTTCTATTCCGACAACGGTTCCACGGCGGTCGAAGTCGCCCTCAAGATCGCCTTCGAATACTGGCAGCTCAAGGGACGCAAGTCGAAGCAGAAGTTCGTGTCCTTCCGGGACTCGTACCACGGCGACACCCTGGGCGCGGTCAGCGTCGGGCACATCGAGCACTTCCATGAGGTCTACCGGCCTTTGTTGTTCCCGACGTTTCAGGCGCCGAGCCCCCGCGATCCCCAATGCCTTGAATGGGTCGAGGATCTCTTCCAGAGGGCGTCGGAGACTGTCGCCGGCTTGATCATCGAGCCGCTCGTCCAGGGCGCTGGAGGAATGATCGTCCAGCCGGACGGCTTTTTGAAAAAACTCCGGGCGCTGTGCAAAAAGCACGAAATCCTCTTCATCGCCGACGAGGTCGCCACCGGCTTCGGGCGGACCGGAACCATGTTCGCCTGCGAGCAGGAGGGCGTCGTTCCGGATTTCTTGTGTCTCGCCAAGGGCCTGACCGGGGGCTATCTGCCGCTCGCGGCGACCCTGGCGACCTCGGAAATCTACAAGGCCTTCCTGGGCGACTACGGCGAATACCGGCATTTCTTCCACGGCCATTCCTACACGGGCAATCCATTGGGCTGCGCGGCGGCGCTGGCGAATCTGGAGATCTTCGAGAAGGAGGGGGTGATCGGGGCCCTTCAACCCAAGATCGAAACGATGGCCGGAGCCTTGCGCCGTTTCAAAGACATCCCGCAGGTGAAGGAGATCCGTCAGAAGGGGTTGATGGTCGGGATCGAAGTAGGGGCGTATGGCCATACGCCCCTACCTATGAGGACCGGTCACAAAATCTGTCTCGCCGCCCGCAAGAAACACGTCCTGATCCGCCCCCTGGGCAACGTCATCGTCCTCCTGCCGCCCCTTTCCATCACGGAGGACGAAATCCTCTTCCTGACCGCCGTGGTTCACGACGCGATCCGAGATCACTTCTCGTCGGATTTCAAGACCCAGGGCTCGAGGACGGCCTGATCGATCCATTCCTTGATCGCGGGTAGGGCGAGGACGGTGTCGGCGTAGGCCTGTGAGGCCTCGTTCATCGGAATCGCATAACGCGTGAAACGGAAGACGACAGGGGCGTACAGGGCGTCGGCGATGGAGAATTTCCCGAAAAGAAAGGGACCGTCCTTGCCGGACTTCGAGCGGCATTCCGTCCAGATTTCCTGGATGCGGCGGATGTCCTCATGGGCCCCGTCGCCTAAGACGATTTGGGATGGCTTTCGGCGGACGTTCATCGGGCATTCGTTGCGCAGGTCCATAAACCCCGAGTGCATTTCCGCCGAGATCGAACGCGCCATGGCGCGCGCGCCTTCCTCGCGGGGCCAGAGACCCCGATCGGGAAACCTTTCGTTCAGGTATTCGGCGATGGCGAGCGAATCCCAAACGGTCCGGTCGCCGTCCTTCAAGATCGGAACTTTGCCCGCGGGCGAGTGTTCCAGGATCTTGGCGTCGGAATCCTTCTGGTAGAGGGGGATCACGATCTCCGAGAAGGGGATCCCCGCTTGTTTCAAGAGGAGCCATGGTCTGAGCGACCAGCTCGAGTAGTTCTTGTTGCCGATGACGAGTGTGAGTGTGTTCATGCGCCGATCTTTCCCCGTTGACCGCCGGGGTCAAGCCCTGTTTCATGGAGCGCATGGGACAGACGCCGAAAGGCCTCTTCATCGCCGGCACCGACACCGGCGTCGGCAAAACCTTCGTCGCCTGCGGCCTCGCCGCCGCCCTCCGCGCGCGCGGCGTGAACGTCGGCGTCTTCAAACCCTTCGAGTCCGGCGTTGGCTCCGGACACGCGGATTACCGTCTCTTAAGGGAAGCCTCCGCTTCCAAGGACCCCGACGACTCGATCAATCCCTACCGCTTCGAAGAAGCCCTTGCCCCCGCGGTCGCCGCCGAGCGCGCGGGCATCGTGATCGACTGGTGTCGGATGACGGATTCTTTCGAATCGGTCGCGATCCAGCGCGACTTCGTCCTCGTCGAGGGGGCGGGGGGGCTGTTGGTACCGCTTGCGCCGGGCAAGACCAATATCGATCTTATCAAGGAATGTG
This portion of the bacterium genome encodes:
- a CDS encoding 8-amino-7-oxononanoate synthase yields the protein MTFFSMGFFDDEIAALKEKGLFRALPRTHPMTDGPVLNFCSNDYLGLAADPRLKAAAKAAVDRYGAGSGAARLISGNNALCDELETALADLKGAESALLFNSGYHANIGTIPALAGEGTVIFSDEWNHASLIDGCRLSKAETVVYRHHDLNELEARLQKTSKKKIIVTEAVFSMEGDVCPLDDLLNLAQKYGALVYLDEAHAVGVFGGDGEGLAPKNPPENLICMGTLGKAFGSYGAFVSGSRSLRDYLVNKARSFIFTTALPPAAAGASLEAVSIVRKERGRRQRLWDNVRRLGGKSPIRSVPIGPADQTMEVSRRLLAEGFYVQGIRPPTVPEGTSRLRLTASASHTPDQIESILRAIRSLCTF
- the mscL gene encoding large conductance mechanosensitive channel protein MscL; amino-acid sequence: MLKEFKEFAMKGSVMDMAIGVIVGGAFGKIVSSLVSDVIMPPIGLLLGKLDFTNLFVNLSGGDFPTIAAAKAAGAPTLNYGLFINTVLDFVILAFVIFLVVKQLNRFKKAPAPADPTTKECPECLSAIPIKAKKCKDCGSLVK
- a CDS encoding OmpA family protein, which encodes MKNSRLAVAVVAILASLAASRMAQAAEPMPLMAPEASSPGACPAEVRQAKKCARWYELNEKSSPDACKASRLSGEKCQRWYSVGAPAPKAAREEVIVLRGINFDTAKADIKPESVPILEKNVSALQRRPKAHITVEGHTDSRGSDAYNQKLSEARANSVLNWFAAHGIERERMSAVGRGESSPVADNTTQDGMYQNRRIELHLQ
- the bioA gene encoding adenosylmethionine--8-amino-7-oxononanoate transaminase, which codes for MDGTVKLRQWDASCVWHPFTQMKEYAGEEILVIESGEGNYLVDAGGERYLDGTASLWVNVHGHRRKEIDEAVKTQLGKIAHSTLLGVTNEPAVRLARRLVDLTSLPHVFYSDNGSTAVEVALKIAFEYWQLKGRKSKQKFVSFRDSYHGDTLGAVSVGHIEHFHEVYRPLLFPTFQAPSPRDPQCLEWVEDLFQRASETVAGLIIEPLVQGAGGMIVQPDGFLKKLRALCKKHEILFIADEVATGFGRTGTMFACEQEGVVPDFLCLAKGLTGGYLPLAATLATSEIYKAFLGDYGEYRHFFHGHSYTGNPLGCAAALANLEIFEKEGVIGALQPKIETMAGALRRFKDIPQVKEIRQKGLMVGIEVGAYGHTPLPMRTGHKICLAARKKHVLIRPLGNVIVLLPPLSITEDEILFLTAVVHDAIRDHFSSDFKTQGSRTA
- a CDS encoding glutathione S-transferase family protein; the protein is MNTLTLVIGNKNYSSWSLRPWLLLKQAGIPFSEIVIPLYQKDSDAKILEHSPAGKVPILKDGDRTVWDSLAIAEYLNERFPDRGLWPREEGARAMARSISAEMHSGFMDLRNECPMNVRRKPSQIVLGDGAHEDIRRIQEIWTECRSKSGKDGPFLFGKFSIADALYAPVVFRFTRYAIPMNEASQAYADTVLALPAIKEWIDQAVLEPWVLKSDEK
- the bioD gene encoding dethiobiotin synthase, whose translation is MTAGVKPCFMERMGQTPKGLFIAGTDTGVGKTFVACGLAAALRARGVNVGVFKPFESGVGSGHADYRLLREASASKDPDDSINPYRFEEALAPAVAAERAGIVIDWCRMTDSFESVAIQRDFVLVEGAGGLLVPLAPGKTNIDLIKECEFPVLLVARLGLGTINHTLLSLEALERRKIPCVGVVLNQTTEERGVAEETNPEVLKKLISVPVLGVVPFLPESKEFFGTGFSPDRLPVVFQKVINLLFK